The following proteins come from a genomic window of Oleidesulfovibrio alaskensis DSM 16109:
- a CDS encoding ADP-ribosylglycohydrolase family protein yields the protein MSKIRSAILASFVADSLALGAHWEYDRERITRELGRVDRLLAPRLNTHHAGKEAGDLSHYGDQTLLLLEAVAETGDFSLARFAARWQQMMVHYNGYMDRASRDALTRFTEGLPPDKTGAVTSDFSGASRVAPLLAVLGDHEDRLAAAARAQCLMTHGSVLVADGAEFMARAAHALLQGQNVPQALATAAGADYAQLPAQDWLAFADMHAALEGCEAVSRFGQACGMKGAFMSVVHLAVRYENAPAEALVENVMGGGDSCARGLALGMLLGARHGQDWIPVHWLSGLRSRNAVEECFTRLWR from the coding sequence ATGAGCAAAATCCGTTCGGCCATTCTGGCCTCATTTGTGGCTGATTCGCTGGCGCTGGGCGCACACTGGGAATATGACCGGGAACGCATTACGCGCGAACTGGGCAGAGTGGACAGACTGCTTGCCCCGCGCCTGAACACCCACCATGCGGGCAAAGAAGCGGGCGACCTGTCGCACTACGGCGACCAGACCCTGCTGCTGCTTGAAGCTGTGGCGGAAACCGGCGATTTTTCGCTGGCACGTTTTGCCGCCAGATGGCAGCAGATGATGGTGCATTACAACGGGTATATGGACAGGGCATCGCGCGATGCGCTGACACGGTTTACAGAAGGACTGCCTCCGGACAAAACCGGCGCCGTGACTTCCGATTTTTCCGGCGCGTCACGGGTCGCACCTCTGCTTGCCGTACTGGGAGACCATGAGGACAGACTGGCGGCTGCCGCCCGCGCACAATGCCTGATGACTCACGGCTCCGTGCTGGTTGCCGACGGTGCGGAATTTATGGCGCGCGCCGCACACGCCCTGCTGCAGGGGCAGAACGTTCCGCAGGCGCTCGCCACGGCTGCCGGGGCTGATTATGCGCAGCTGCCCGCACAGGACTGGCTGGCATTTGCCGACATGCACGCCGCTCTGGAAGGATGCGAAGCGGTATCACGCTTCGGGCAGGCATGCGGCATGAAGGGCGCGTTCATGAGCGTGGTGCATCTGGCCGTCCGGTATGAAAACGCACCGGCCGAAGCGCTGGTGGAAAATGTCATGGGCGGCGGGGATTCCTGTGCCAGAGGTCTTGCTCTGGGCATGCTGCTGGGGGCGCGCCACGGGCAGGACTGGATACCCGTACACTGGCTTTCCGGACTGCGCAGCAGAAATGCCGTGGAAGAATGCTTCACCAGACTGTGGCGCTGA